In Chryseobacterium lactis, a single genomic region encodes these proteins:
- a CDS encoding ammonium transporter: MKIGLKWIVSFSIIALVAIGGLFWNPASHVANTTEFLTEDKIVGADVAWILAAAGLVLLMTPGLSFFYGGMVGKKNVISTMLQSFIALGVISILWVVVGFSLSFGESLGFNLNGEHYGIIGNPLSYPFFSGVGILPHKMMASTIPFILFALFQMKFAVITPAIITGSFAERVRFISYLLFIVLFSIFIYAPLCHMVWHPDGLLNKYFGVKDFAGGTVVHMSAGFAALAGALVVGNRKNPHHEPSNIPYVLLGTGMLWFGWFGFNAGSALSASASAATAFGTTTIASASAMLTWIFFDRINGRSVSALGACIGAVVGLVAITPGCGFVSIQESLFIGFITAIVSNVMVNWRSLKRIDDTLDVFACHGVGGIMGMILTAIFAHGEKASLLHGGFEVFLHHMAALVLVSVFTFFGSLILYKITDSIITLRVSEESENKGLDLSQHEESFS, from the coding sequence ATGAAAATCGGATTAAAATGGATCGTTTCTTTTTCAATCATTGCTTTAGTTGCAATTGGAGGATTGTTCTGGAATCCTGCTTCACATGTGGCCAATACGACGGAGTTTCTTACCGAAGATAAAATTGTAGGAGCAGATGTGGCATGGATTCTGGCAGCTGCAGGACTTGTACTTCTTATGACTCCCGGGCTTTCTTTCTTCTACGGAGGAATGGTTGGCAAAAAAAATGTGATTTCTACCATGCTGCAGAGTTTTATTGCACTGGGCGTTATCTCTATTTTATGGGTAGTAGTAGGCTTTTCTCTGTCTTTTGGCGAATCATTGGGATTTAATCTTAATGGAGAGCATTACGGAATTATCGGGAATCCATTGAGCTATCCTTTTTTTTCCGGAGTAGGAATTCTCCCTCATAAAATGATGGCATCTACCATTCCATTTATACTTTTTGCCTTGTTCCAGATGAAATTTGCAGTCATTACTCCTGCTATCATCACCGGTTCTTTTGCCGAGAGGGTGCGTTTTATTTCCTATCTCCTGTTTATCGTCCTTTTCAGTATTTTTATTTATGCTCCGCTTTGTCATATGGTGTGGCATCCTGACGGTCTTCTGAATAAATATTTTGGAGTGAAAGATTTTGCCGGTGGAACAGTAGTCCATATGAGTGCCGGTTTTGCCGCACTTGCAGGAGCATTAGTCGTAGGAAACAGAAAAAATCCACATCATGAACCTTCTAATATTCCTTATGTACTTTTAGGAACGGGAATGTTGTGGTTTGGGTGGTTCGGATTTAATGCAGGATCCGCATTGAGTGCCTCTGCTTCTGCTGCAACAGCTTTTGGAACAACTACCATAGCCTCTGCATCGGCAATGCTGACCTGGATATTTTTTGACAGGATCAATGGGCGAAGTGTTTCTGCATTGGGAGCGTGCATCGGAGCCGTTGTAGGATTGGTGGCGATTACTCCCGGCTGTGGATTTGTCAGCATTCAGGAAAGCCTTTTTATCGGGTTTATCACGGCCATAGTTTCTAATGTGATGGTCAACTGGAGAAGCTTAAAAAGGATAGATGATACCCTTGATGTTTTTGCCTGTCATGGAGTAGGTGGAATTATGGGAATGATCCTGACTGCCATTTTTGCCCATGGTGAAAAGGCAAGTCTTCTGCATGGTGGTTTTGAAGTTTTTCTTCACCATATGGCAGCGCTGGTTCTTGTTTCTGTTTTTACATTTTTCGGATCATTGATTTTATATAAGATAACCGATTCGATAATCACGTTGAGGGTCTCTGAAGAGTCTGAAAATAAGGGGCTTGATCTCTCTCAACATGAGGAAAGTTTCAGCTGA